From one Gemmatimonadaceae bacterium genomic stretch:
- the purE gene encoding 5-(carboxyamino)imidazole ribonucleotide mutase, giving the protein MDAPLVGVIMGSRSDWETMRHAVETLDALGVPNESRVVSAHRTPDLLFEYATTAEQRGIEVIIAGAGGAAHLPGMTSAKTMLPVLGVPVESKTLQGIDSLLSIVQMPAGVPVGTLAIGKAGAINAALLATAILGNKHAKFRETLAAFRATQTQTVLDQPDPAATG; this is encoded by the coding sequence GTGGACGCGCCGCTCGTCGGAGTGATCATGGGCTCACGCTCCGACTGGGAGACCATGCGTCACGCAGTGGAGACTCTCGACGCGCTTGGCGTTCCGAACGAATCCCGGGTCGTATCGGCACACCGCACGCCTGACCTCCTGTTCGAGTACGCGACGACCGCCGAGCAGCGGGGAATCGAGGTGATCATTGCCGGCGCGGGCGGCGCCGCGCATCTCCCGGGAATGACGTCCGCGAAAACCATGCTGCCGGTGCTCGGTGTGCCAGTCGAATCGAAGACGCTTCAGGGAATCGACTCGCTGCTCTCGATTGTTCAGATGCCGGCGGGAGTGCCGGTCGGAACGCTCGCCATCGGCAAGGCCGGAGCGATCAATGCCGCGCTGCTCGCTACGGCAATCCTGGGCAACAAGCACGCGAAATTTCGAGAGACGCTCGCCGCCTTCCGCGCGACTCAGACACAGACGGTCCTCGACCAGCCGGATCCGGCCGCGACCGGGTGA
- a CDS encoding 5-(carboxyamino)imidazole ribonucleotide synthase has translation MRVGVLGAGQLGQMLAVAARRLGIEIRFFSPDPHAPAAMRAELIVAEYENEAALAHFAEGLDFATYEFESIPIAAVESIAQRATVRPPVRALETAQDRAKEKACFEALGIPTARSASVDSLREARAALAMVGSPAVLKTRRLGYDGKGQAVIRQSTDLERAWVTVAGAPLLIESFVSFTRELSLIAVRSSTGDVAFYPLVENHHSEGLLRFSLAPAPNVSAPLQSQAEDYGKKVLDYLDYVGVLAIEFFETSSGLVANEMAPRVHNSGHWTIEGADTSQFENHLRAVTGMSLGSTDAHGVSGMVNVIGQEPDVARLGELPGVHVHMYGKQPAPRRKLGHITVTAESMQGVLQAIGQVRGVLARK, from the coding sequence GTGAGAGTAGGAGTACTCGGTGCCGGGCAGCTCGGCCAGATGCTCGCGGTTGCCGCGAGACGTCTTGGCATCGAGATCCGTTTTTTCTCCCCTGATCCGCATGCGCCCGCCGCAATGCGCGCGGAGCTCATCGTCGCCGAATACGAGAATGAGGCTGCGCTCGCGCACTTCGCCGAAGGTCTCGACTTCGCGACGTACGAGTTCGAGAGCATTCCAATCGCGGCCGTCGAGAGCATCGCCCAGCGGGCGACAGTCCGACCACCGGTGCGTGCGCTCGAAACGGCGCAGGACCGCGCGAAAGAAAAGGCGTGCTTTGAGGCTCTCGGAATTCCAACCGCTCGCTCGGCAAGCGTCGATTCGCTGCGAGAAGCTCGAGCGGCTCTGGCGATGGTGGGGTCGCCCGCGGTTCTGAAAACGCGTCGGCTCGGGTACGACGGAAAAGGTCAGGCCGTGATTCGCCAGAGCACTGATCTCGAGCGAGCGTGGGTCACTGTTGCGGGCGCGCCGTTGTTGATCGAAAGCTTCGTATCGTTCACTCGCGAGCTGTCGCTCATCGCAGTGCGATCGTCGACCGGCGACGTTGCATTTTATCCCCTCGTCGAAAACCATCACAGTGAGGGGCTTCTCCGGTTTTCACTTGCACCGGCGCCCAATGTTTCAGCGCCGCTGCAGAGTCAGGCCGAGGACTACGGGAAAAAAGTGCTGGATTACCTGGATTACGTCGGAGTTCTAGCGATCGAGTTCTTCGAGACATCCAGCGGACTCGTCGCCAATGAAATGGCGCCGCGAGTTCACAATTCCGGTCACTGGACGATCGAGGGGGCCGACACGAGCCAGTTCGAGAATCATCTGCGGGCGGTAACAGGAATGTCCCTCGGCTCGACGGACGCTCACGGCGTGTCCGGGATGGTCAACGTGATCGGGCAGGAGCCCGACGTTGCGCGACTCGGAGAGCTACCCGGTGTGCACGTACATATGTACGGCAAACAGCCCGCGCCGAGAAGAAAGCTCGGGCACATAACGGTTACTGCCGAGAGCATGCAGGGGGTGCTTCAGGCAATCGGTCAGGTGCGCGGAGTTTTGGCGAGGAAGTAG
- a CDS encoding DUF4097 family beta strand repeat-containing protein gives MSRYANVLRVLVVFAAFIPPVSASAQRGSPRQSDAEWLADCNYGRDRDYRERFCEVRHTEAPAPRGPLTVDGLRNGGVSVIGAAGDKLTITTRIQAQARTMAEARDIARRVGTVVSGSNIRAEGPSNLDDAWWSANLIIWAPRRSDLRLTTSNGPVSVEDISGDMELETRNGPLALRGLSGNVRARSSNGPLSIVLTGARWEGSGLDAETRNGPLSLRIPDGYSAHLEAGTNNGPMSLGFPVTVSGRIGRSISTTLGSGGPTIRAITHNGPLSIARR, from the coding sequence ATGTCCCGATACGCCAACGTTCTCCGGGTGCTCGTGGTATTTGCTGCATTTATTCCCCCTGTCAGCGCCTCGGCACAGCGCGGGTCTCCTCGCCAGAGCGACGCTGAGTGGCTGGCCGACTGCAACTACGGCCGCGACCGCGATTACCGTGAGAGGTTCTGCGAGGTCAGACATACTGAGGCGCCCGCGCCGCGCGGGCCACTCACGGTCGATGGACTGCGGAACGGCGGCGTGTCCGTGATTGGGGCGGCGGGAGACAAACTGACGATCACGACGCGGATTCAGGCTCAGGCAAGAACCATGGCCGAAGCTCGCGACATCGCGCGTCGGGTGGGAACTGTCGTAAGTGGCTCGAACATTCGCGCAGAGGGACCGAGCAATCTCGACGACGCGTGGTGGTCGGCCAATCTGATAATCTGGGCGCCAAGGCGGTCGGATCTTCGGCTGACAACGTCGAATGGCCCGGTGAGCGTGGAAGATATTTCGGGTGACATGGAGCTGGAAACGCGGAATGGACCGCTGGCGCTGCGTGGGCTCTCGGGAAATGTGCGGGCGCGCTCGAGCAATGGTCCGCTCTCGATCGTCCTCACGGGCGCAAGATGGGAAGGCAGCGGCCTCGACGCGGAGACGCGGAATGGTCCGCTGTCGCTCCGAATTCCGGACGGATACTCTGCGCACCTCGAGGCGGGCACCAACAACGGCCCCATGAGTCTTGGGTTCCCGGTTACCGTGAGCGGCAGAATCGGTCGCAGCATTTCTACCACGCTCGGATCCGGTGGTCCAACGATCCGCGCAATCACGCACAACGGTCCGCTCTCGATAGCGCGTCGCTGA